The region TCGTGCTGGAGCATGTGCAGGATCGTGGCGACGTTTCCCTCGATGCTCGCGCCCAGCAGCTCGACGATCCGCGGGTCCCCGTCGAGCTCGGAGATCTCGGTCGACAGGACGTGCCGCAGGTCCATCGTCACCTCGACGACCTGCGCGCCGAGCCGCGCCGCGATGGACACGACGCACTCCCCGACGCGCTCGGGCGCGCTGCGGAGGTCCGTCGACGATGGCGGCACGGGCTCCAGACTAGGGACTGACGATCGTTCGGCAAGGCCCGTCCGAGCGCAATCCCGGCCGGGGTCCCGCGTCGGCGACGCTGCCGACGCGGGACCCCGGCCGGAGTCTCAGCTCCCGGTGGGGACCAGGTCGTAGGCGTCCACGTCGAGCCGGCGGGTCGCCGCCTTGTAGTCCTCGACGCTGCCCATCCAGTTGTTGGTGATCCGCCCGGCCGCGGTCTTGTACCAGCTGTTGCAGCTGCCCGCGAAGGAGCTGTCGCTCAGCTCGGCCTGCAGCTCGTCGTTGAACCGCCGCTGGACGTCCGCGCGGACGTCGAGCGCCGCGTCCTTCTCCTGCGAGACCTCCAGACCCTGCAGCACGTAGTCGAACTGGCACTCGAGCATGGTGATGATCGAGTTGTGGCCGAGGTTCGTGTTCGGGCCGTAGAGCATGAACATGTTCGGGAAGCCGGACACGGTGACGCCGAGGTAGGCCTGGGGGCCGTCCCGCCACGCCTCGTTCAGCGAGACGCCCCCGCGGCCGGTGATGTCCAGGGCGCTGTTGAAGGACAGCGTCTCGAACCCGGTCGCGTAGACGATCACGTCGAACTCGTGGAGGGTGCCGTCCGAGGTGCGGATCCCCGCCTCCTCGACGCCCTCGATCTTGTCGGTCACCAGTGAGACGTTGTCCCGCACCAGCGCGGGGTAGAACGTGTCCGCGATGATGATCCGCTTGCAGCCGATCGGGTAGTCCGGCCAGAGCACCTCGCGCAACGCCGGGTCCGGCACCTGCGCCTCCAGGTGGGCCCGGGCGGCCGCGGTGAACTCGGCGGCGACCTCCGTGCCCTGCTTCATCGCCCCCATCCAGCCCTCGTGCTCCCAGTAGAAGCCGTCGCGGCTCGCTCGGAGCTTGTCCGGCTGCTCGAGGAACTCCTTGCGTTCGAGCTGCTCGTAGGGCCGGTCCTCGCGGGGCACGACGTAGTTGGGCGTCCGCTGGAACACCGTCAGCTCGCCCGCGACCTCGGCGACCTCCGGGATGAGCTGGGCCGCGCTGGCGCCGTTGCCGATGCACGCGACACGCTTGCCCGCGAGGTCGACGGCGTGGTTCCAGCGCGCCGAGTGCCACGACTCGCCGCGGAAGGTGTCCCGCCCGGGGATGTCCCGGTACGTCGGGCGGTTGAGCTGGCCCCACGCCGTGACCAGGGACTTCGCCCGGACCTCCGAGCCGTCGGCGGCCGTGATCCGCCAGACCCCGGCGGCCTCGTCCCAGTGCGCCGCGGCGACCTCGGTGTTCAGCCGGATGTGGCGGCGCAGGCCCATCCGGTCGACGAGCCGGTCGATGTTGGCCTTGATCTCCGGCTGGAACGCGAAGACACGGCTCCAGTCCGGCTGCTCGTCGAAGGAGAACCAGTAGAGGTGGGACTGCACGTCGCAGCTGGCGCCCGGGTAGGAGTTGTCCCGCCAGGTGCCGCCGACGTCCGACGCCTTCTCCAGGATGACGAACGAGTGCTCGCCGGATTGGGTGAGCTTCATGCCCATCCCGAGCCCGCCGAGCCCCGCGCCGAGGATGGCGACGGAGAACTCCTGCTGCCGGCTCATCGGCCGACCGCCGCGGTCACGGCGGCCGCGATGTCGTCGATGATCACCGCGCCGGACGGCGTGGCGCCGAGGGTCCACAGGAAGTCGTGCAACATCCCGTCGTAGCGCTTGGCCGTCACGGCGACGCCCGCCGCCTCCAGCTTCCGGGCGTAGGCCTCGCCCTCGTCCCGGAGCGGGTCGTACTCGGCGGTGGCGACGAACGCGGGCGGCAGGCCGGCGAGGTCCTCACGACGCCCGGGCGTCAGGTAGTCGATGTCGACGTTCTGGGCCCCGAGGTAGTGGGCCCAGAACCACTCCATGGAGCCGCGGGTGAGCAGGTAGCCGTCCGCGTTCTCCTCGTAGGAGGGCGTGGAGAAGTCGAAGTCCGTGGCCGGGAAGAGCAGCAGCTGGGCCGCGATGGCCGGGCCGCCGCGGTCCGTGGCCGCCTGCGCGACGGACGCGGCGAGATGCCCGCCCGCGGAGTCCCCGGCGACGATCAGCCGGGCCGGGTCCGCGCCCAGCTCCGCGGCGTGGGCGGCGGCCCATTCGGTGGCGGCGTAGCAGTCGTCGAATGCGGCGGGGGCGACGTGCTCGGGCGCGAGCCGGTAGTCCACGGAGACGATCACGGCGCCGGTCCGGTTCGCGATCGTGCGCAGCGGCCGGTCGACGATCTCCAGGTCACCGATGACCCAGCCGCCGCCGTGGTAATAGACGATCAGCGGCTTGGGGCCGGCCCCGTCCGGGGTGTAGACCCGGACGGGGATCTGGCTCGCCGGCCCGTCGATCCGCCGGTTGTCGACCGCGATCGGCTCGGGTTCGCCCTGCAGGTCGAGGAACCCCTTGGTGGCCGCGCGGGCCCCCGGGACGGTCATCTGCGGGAAGGGGGGCATTCCGGCCTCGGCCAGTGCTCCGAGCAGTGCCTGGGCTTCCGGGTGGACGGGCAACGTCGCCTCCATCGGTGCGCGGGTGTCCCCCACACCGTGACACCCGTCACGTCGAAACCGTTCGTGTCCGGGAGACGAAAGCGCGCCGGCTCTTCGTGCTCCGGACACGGTGCGCCCGGCTAGCGCGCCAGAACCTCGTACCGGGCGAGCCGGTGGGCGCGCTCGGCCCTGGTCAGCCGCGCGCTCAGCGCACCCGCGCGGTGGCTGAACCCGGCGCGCCGGGCCGTGGCCGGCGGCAGCTCGCCGGTGCGCCGGGACTCCTGCAGGCGCAGCCCCCACGGCTCCAGCTCGACGGGGTCCTCGCAGGTCCAGTCGAAGGTGAGGCCGAGCGGGCCGAGAGGGGCGCTGCTCTCCAGCCGCTCCGCCGCGGCCCGGCCGACCGTGTCCGTCACCAGCACCGCGCCGGGGAGCACGCGGCCGATCATGTCGACCAGCCGCTGCACGCCCTGCTCGGGCAGGTGCACCAGGACGGACTCGGAGACCAGCAGGTACGGGCCGGGGTGCCGGCGGGCGACGTCGAGCCAGTCCTCGTCGAGCACGGACCCCGCGAACGTGGTGCGGCTGCCGGCGTCCGGCAGCAGGTCCCGGCGCAGCCCGGCGACCTCCGGGAGGTCGATGTCCAGCCAGTGCGCGCGTTCGCCCACGGCGCTGCCGCCGAGGCGTTCGGACCGCGTGTCCAGCCCGCAGCCCAGCTCGACCACCGTGCCGCCGCGGTGGGCGGCCAGGAAGTCCCCGACCCACTGGTCGATCACGGCGGCGCGGAGAACCGGCACCAGCGACCCGCCTGCGGCGAGGCCGAGCGCGGCGACGAGCTCGGAGGCGCGACGGTCCGCGAGTAGGGGCCGGCGACGGCTCGCGTCCCGTGCCCGCGCGCGCAGCGGCGTCAGCAGCGTCCGCTGCACGGCCTCCAGCTCTGTTCCGCCCACCTCGGCGTCCCCCACGTACCCACCCCCGGCCGCGGAAGCTAACAGTGGCCCGGCACCCGGTGGGAGCGGCCCCACCGTCAGCGGCGGCTGCCGAGCGCCGCGCGGTAGCCCGCCAGCTGTTCGCGGGTCTCCGGCGCCGCGAACGTCCTGGCGAACTCGTCGACGCTGGCGACCGCGCCGTCGGCCAGGCCGGTGTTCTGCCAGGTCTCGAAGAGCCGTTTCTGCGCCGCCAGCACCGTCCGCGTGTGGCCGGTGACCTTCGCCAGGAGCTCGTCGACGCGTGGGCCCAGCTCCCCGGGTTCGACGACCGCGGTGCAGATGCCCGCGAGGCTCGCGGCCGGGTACGGGTCCCCGGTCAGGATGATCTCCTTGGCCGACGAGAGCCCGACGTACTGCTGCAGCAGCGCCGCGTCGACGACCGACGGGATGCCGAGCTTGATCTCCGGCAGCCCGAACGCGGCACGGGTGGTGGCGACCCGGAGGTCGCAGGCCAGGACGAGCTCGAACGCGGCGCCGAGGCAGTAGCCGTCGATCGCGCAGACCGTGGTGACCGGCGCTGTCCGCACCGTGTGCAGCAGCTCGCGCAGGCCGTCGATGAAGGTCCGGGCCTCGGCCTCGGAATCCAGCGCGAGGAAGACGTCGACGTTCATGCCGGCGCAGAACGCGCGCTCCCCGGCGGCGTCGAGGACGACCGCACGGACGTCCTCGCCGACGGTGAAGGCCTCGCGGAGATCGCGCAGGTCGTCGAGGGTGAGGGCGTTGCGGGTCTCCGGCCGGTCCAGCGTGACCCGCCGGACCGGGCCGTCCTCACGCACCTGGACACCGTTCACGTCGTCTCTCCTCCTCCGTCGCGGCGGGCGATGATGACCCCATGCGCCCGGAGATCCACGAGAACACGGAGGAGCCCGCCCCGCTACAGGGGGACGCCGAGGTGCTGCGGCTCCTGCTGCGCCGCCGGGACGAGGGCAGCACCCCGCTGAACCGGAGCGATCCCCATCGCGTGGCGCTCGTCGTCGGCGGGGGCGGGATGCGCGGCGCGTACGCGGGGGGCATGGTGCACGCCCTGCAGGAGGCCGGCCTGAACAGCGGTTTCGACGTCGTCTACGGGGCCTCCGCCGGCGCGTTCGTCGGGACGGCGCTGCTGCTGGGACACGGCTACGAGGCCGCCCGGATCTTCCCGGACGACATGGCGAACCGGGCCTTCATCGATCGCCGGCGGTTCGGCGGGCGACGGCCGATGGTCTCCCTCTCGCATCTGATCGACGAGGTGCTCGTGCGCTCGAAGCCGACGGACTGGGACGCGCTGCGGGACTCCCCCGCGCCGCTGCGGGTGATGGTCACCGACGCCGCGGACCTGCGCCCGCACGTGCTCACCGGCCTGGCGACGGCCGCGGAGTGGCGGCTCGCGATGCGGGCCACGGCGGCGATCCCGCTGCTCACCGGGCCGCCGGTGGAGCTGCACGGGCGGCGCTGGGTCGACGGTTCGATCGGCGACCCGCTGCCCGTCGTGCGCGCGCTGCGGGACGGCGCGACGCACGTCCTCACGCTGCTCACGCGGACCGTGCCGGAGCTGCGGCGGGCGGATCCGGCGCAGCGGGTGCCGTGGTGGGTCCGGTCGCTCAACCTGCTCGCGCCCGGCCTCGGGTCCATGACCCAGGACGGCCGGCGCTACGCCGAGACCATCGCGTTGCTCTCCGACGCCGCGCATCCGGACCGCGCGGGCCTCCACCTCTTCGCGATCACGCCGCTGCGCTCCTCCGGGATCGGCGGGCTGACGACGGACGTGCCGCGGGTCGAGCGGGCCTCGGAGCTGGGGTTCGAGGCGGCCCGGGCGGCGCTGCACGCCGCCGCGGGGTAGTCCACCGATGACTTTCCGGTCGTCGGGTGGTCCCTAGCTGTGTGGGCCGCACGCCGGCTCTTCGAACGAGGGGTGGGAGTCGCCGTGAGCGGTACCGGCGCGGGCCGGGGTGAGCCTACGGGCGGCCCCGGCCCTGCCGCGTTCTCGCGGCGGACCTTCGTGATCGAACCCGGCGGGTGCCGGCCGCACGTCGAGGAGGAGTGGATCGGCGTCCTGGTGGTCGTGAAGGCCGGGGAGATCGAGCTGCAGTGCCGGCACGGGGGTGCCCGCCGGTTCGTCGAGGGGCACGTCCTGTGGTTCACGGGCCTGGACCTGCGGACCGTCCACAACCCGCGATCCGAGCCCGCGGTGTTCCTCGCGGTGTCCCGCCTCCGCCCGGCCTGACTCAGCGGGCTCGCCTGGCTCGTGGACCGGGACGGCGCCGCCGCCCGCACCGCCCTCGACGCCTTCGCGGACCAGCTGGCGAGCTACGCCCGCTGAGCGCGGAGGAACTCCGCGAGGACCGGCGCGAGCACGTAGGCCGCGATCCTCGTGATCGGCAGGTCCTGCCCCGCCACCGCGACCCGCGTCCGTACGAAGGGACTACCCGCCGCCGGTCGGCTGTACGCGGGTCGAGGACGGTGCGACACTCTTCCGGCCCCGATGCGCGGGCGGGCGGCGGCACGAGACGAGCGGGGTACCGGTGATCGACGAGCCAGGCCGCGAGCCGTTCGCGTACCCGTCGCTCTGCGATCCCGAGCGGCTGCGCGCCCTGGCCCGGACCGGGCTGACGGCGGATCCGGACCCGGAGATGGACGACATCGCCGAACGGGTGCGGCGGTGGCTGCACGTCCCGATCGGCCTGGTCTCCCTGGTGCAGGCGGAGCAGCAGATCCTCCCGGGCATGTCCGGGCTGCCGGAGCCGTGGGCCACGAAACGCGCCACGCCGCTGAGCCACTCGTTCTGCCGGGAGGTCGTCGTGGCCGCCGCGCCGCTGGCCGTCACCGACGCCCGGGCCGATCCCGTGCTGCGGGCCAACCCGGCGATTCCCGAGCTGGGGATCGTCGCCTACGTCGGCGTGCCGCTGACGGACGAGGACGGCGGCGTCCTCGGCGCGCTGTGCGCCATCGACACCGCGCCCCGCCGGTGGACGCCGACCCATCTCGACGTCCTGCGGGACCTCGCGCGGGCCTGCTCGACGGAGCTCCGGCTGCGCCTGTCCCGCCACGACGCGGACAGGGAACGCACCCGGCGGGACGAGCTGGAGCACGCCCTGCGCCGGTCGCTGGAGCGCAGCCGCACCCTGCTGACCGCGTCGCAGCGGTTCACGGACACGTCCACCGTCGCCGACGTCCGGGACCGGGTCGGCGAGCTGGTGTCCACCGAGCTGGCGCCGTCCTACGTCGGGATCTCCCTGCTCGGCCCCAACCGGCGGATGCAGCGCGTGGACGATCCGGCGTTCCCGCTCGGCGCCGAGGGACTCCGGCCGTGGGCGAACTACGACCTCTCCGCCGTGCTGCCGACGGCGACGGCGACCCGCGAGCAGCGCCTGGTCCACTATCCGGACCTCAGGAGCTTCGACGCCGACCACCCGCCCGGCGCACGCCGGCTGGTCCGGGACCTCGGTCTGCAGGCGGTCGTCGCCGCGCCGTTGCCCGGTGACACGCATGCCGTCGGCGCGGTCGTGCTGGGCTGGGCCGAGCCGCGCACCTTCGCGCCCTCGGACCTGCTGATGATCACGACGATCGCCGGGTACGCCGCGCAGGCCCTCGGCCGGGCCGAGCTCCTGCAGCACCGCACGACCGTCGCCGAGCAGCTCCAGCAGGCGATGCTGACGAACCTGCCGGAGGTTCCCGGCCTGCGGATGGCCGCGCGCTACCAGCCCGCGGACTCCCGCGAGCACGTCGGCGGGGACTGGTACGACGCCGCGGCGCTCCCCTCCCGGGACGGCCGCGGCACCCCCGTGCTCGCGGTGTCGGTGGGCGACATCATCGGCCACACCCTCCAGGCAGCGACGATCATGGGCCAGGTCCGGGCCATGGTGCGACAGGCCGCCTGGGACCTCCCGGACGCCCCGCCGTCCCGGACCCTGACCGCGTTCGAGACCGCGAGCGCGGGGCTCCACCTGGACGCGGCGGGGACCGCCGTCCTCGCCCACCTGCACCGCACGGCGGGCCCGGGCTGGACCATGACCTGGAGCAACGCCGGGCACCCGCCCCCGATCGTGATCGCCCCGGACGGGCGCGCGCGCCTGCTGGCCGAGCACGACTTCCTCTTCGGGTTCCCCTCGGTCTCCTCACTGTTGCGGCGGGACCACCGGACGGAGATCGAGCCCGGTTCGCTGCTGTTCCTCTACTCGGACGGCCTGGTCGAGCACCGGGACCGGGACCTGGACGTCGGGACGGACCGGCTGCTGGCCCTGCTCGGCCGGATCCACGAGCGGGAGCCGGCGGAGATCGTGGACCTCGCGGTCGACGGCCTGGCCCCGGACTCGCCGGACGACGTCGTCGCGTTCGCCGTCAGGTTCCTGCCGGACCGAGGCGCCGGCGCAGTCCCTCGACGATGATCTCCAGGCCCTCGTCGAGCTCGCGTTCGCCGTCGAAGGACGCGAGCTCGGTCGCGAGGCTGCGCAGCCGCGGGAACTCGCGCGCG is a window of Pseudonocardia sp. T1-2H DNA encoding:
- a CDS encoding SpoIIE family protein phosphatase; translation: MIDEPGREPFAYPSLCDPERLRALARTGLTADPDPEMDDIAERVRRWLHVPIGLVSLVQAEQQILPGMSGLPEPWATKRATPLSHSFCREVVVAAAPLAVTDARADPVLRANPAIPELGIVAYVGVPLTDEDGGVLGALCAIDTAPRRWTPTHLDVLRDLARACSTELRLRLSRHDADRERTRRDELEHALRRSLERSRTLLTASQRFTDTSTVADVRDRVGELVSTELAPSYVGISLLGPNRRMQRVDDPAFPLGAEGLRPWANYDLSAVLPTATATREQRLVHYPDLRSFDADHPPGARRLVRDLGLQAVVAAPLPGDTHAVGAVVLGWAEPRTFAPSDLLMITTIAGYAAQALGRAELLQHRTTVAEQLQQAMLTNLPEVPGLRMAARYQPADSREHVGGDWYDAAALPSRDGRGTPVLAVSVGDIIGHTLQAATIMGQVRAMVRQAAWDLPDAPPSRTLTAFETASAGLHLDAAGTAVLAHLHRTAGPGWTMTWSNAGHPPPIVIAPDGRARLLAEHDFLFGFPSVSSLLRRDHRTEIEPGSLLFLYSDGLVEHRDRDLDVGTDRLLALLGRIHEREPAEIVDLAVDGLAPDSPDDVVAFAVRFLPDRGAGAVPRR
- a CDS encoding flavin-containing monooxygenase, which codes for MSRQQEFSVAILGAGLGGLGMGMKLTQSGEHSFVILEKASDVGGTWRDNSYPGASCDVQSHLYWFSFDEQPDWSRVFAFQPEIKANIDRLVDRMGLRRHIRLNTEVAAAHWDEAAGVWRITAADGSEVRAKSLVTAWGQLNRPTYRDIPGRDTFRGESWHSARWNHAVDLAGKRVACIGNGASAAQLIPEVAEVAGELTVFQRTPNYVVPREDRPYEQLERKEFLEQPDKLRASRDGFYWEHEGWMGAMKQGTEVAAEFTAAARAHLEAQVPDPALREVLWPDYPIGCKRIIIADTFYPALVRDNVSLVTDKIEGVEEAGIRTSDGTLHEFDVIVYATGFETLSFNSALDITGRGGVSLNEAWRDGPQAYLGVTVSGFPNMFMLYGPNTNLGHNSIITMLECQFDYVLQGLEVSQEKDAALDVRADVQRRFNDELQAELSDSSFAGSCNSWYKTAAGRITNNWMGSVEDYKAATRRLDVDAYDLVPTGS
- a CDS encoding alpha/beta hydrolase, which produces MEATLPVHPEAQALLGALAEAGMPPFPQMTVPGARAATKGFLDLQGEPEPIAVDNRRIDGPASQIPVRVYTPDGAGPKPLIVYYHGGGWVIGDLEIVDRPLRTIANRTGAVIVSVDYRLAPEHVAPAAFDDCYAATEWAAAHAAELGADPARLIVAGDSAGGHLAASVAQAATDRGGPAIAAQLLLFPATDFDFSTPSYEENADGYLLTRGSMEWFWAHYLGAQNVDIDYLTPGRREDLAGLPPAFVATAEYDPLRDEGEAYARKLEAAGVAVTAKRYDGMLHDFLWTLGATPSGAVIIDDIAAAVTAAVGR
- a CDS encoding patatin-like phospholipase family protein, whose amino-acid sequence is MRPEIHENTEEPAPLQGDAEVLRLLLRRRDEGSTPLNRSDPHRVALVVGGGGMRGAYAGGMVHALQEAGLNSGFDVVYGASAGAFVGTALLLGHGYEAARIFPDDMANRAFIDRRRFGGRRPMVSLSHLIDEVLVRSKPTDWDALRDSPAPLRVMVTDAADLRPHVLTGLATAAEWRLAMRATAAIPLLTGPPVELHGRRWVDGSIGDPLPVVRALRDGATHVLTLLTRTVPELRRADPAQRVPWWVRSLNLLAPGLGSMTQDGRRYAETIALLSDAAHPDRAGLHLFAITPLRSSGIGGLTTDVPRVERASELGFEAARAALHAAAG
- a CDS encoding enoyl-CoA hydratase/isomerase family protein, which codes for MNGVQVREDGPVRRVTLDRPETRNALTLDDLRDLREAFTVGEDVRAVVLDAAGERAFCAGMNVDVFLALDSEAEARTFIDGLRELLHTVRTAPVTTVCAIDGYCLGAAFELVLACDLRVATTRAAFGLPEIKLGIPSVVDAALLQQYVGLSSAKEIILTGDPYPAASLAGICTAVVEPGELGPRVDELLAKVTGHTRTVLAAQKRLFETWQNTGLADGAVASVDEFARTFAAPETREQLAGYRAALGSRR
- a CDS encoding class I SAM-dependent methyltransferase translates to MGGTELEAVQRTLLTPLRARARDASRRRPLLADRRASELVAALGLAAGGSLVPVLRAAVIDQWVGDFLAAHRGGTVVELGCGLDTRSERLGGSAVGERAHWLDIDLPEVAGLRRDLLPDAGSRTTFAGSVLDEDWLDVARRHPGPYLLVSESVLVHLPEQGVQRLVDMIGRVLPGAVLVTDTVGRAAAERLESSAPLGPLGLTFDWTCEDPVELEPWGLRLQESRRTGELPPATARRAGFSHRAGALSARLTRAERAHRLARYEVLAR